The stretch of DNA taggatttgtgggtgggttggaggcatgatcaaaaactaattgaattaaGCCGATAGccgatgtaagcaaataacaatgtaTAATCATCTGTTCTCCCTTCCTTTTTCTCTCTGTGGACTGCTGTCATTTATTTATCgacccaaaaacaatttttattgtgtattatTGTAATTTGCAAAAGtgtgtttgcctatttttttcccgagatttttgtagttccaattaccccttataaggcttcaaaatgtagaatttcatattgattttacaaaaattcctcctgggggagaaacccccggaccctctaaaattagagatattctaTACCCCACTTAAAAGGGATGCCATTTCCCCTCTTAAGTTCAATTCGAAAGAACATCGAGCAAcacatcaataattaaaaaaaagtaaggcatGTATCACACCTTATGTATGGACTTTATGTATTACAGGAAAACAACAACCGGGGGGGGGGTGTTATAAAAGGACCTTTTTTGCCACCTACAGAAAAGTTGTCCCGTACAAATGAGACCCAAAACCTGAAATAGCTTTGAGCCATATTAAAGTCTAAACCCTGCCTTGATTACAACtaatattgcacaaaaaaaaaaaaaaagaaagaaagaaattaaaaaaaaaagaaacctgccccccccccccccccccccccaggaactcggtcctaaatccgcctatgcttctACATTAGTTCCTGCTTATCTTGCAGTCATTTCACTTGTCACTCTCACGTAGCTGCAATAGTATTTAAATTGTATCTGAGGTAAAAGGTTTTCTGGGAAAAGCTAACAAAAGAACTATTCATGTTAGATTCTTTACAAAtttaaatagagttaattgtagtacttgattgtaatacttattacttactttttaattATCTATGTGTCTTAACTTAAATAAAGGTTGTATGCTGTTATTTAGTTACTTTGCTCCTAACCAGAAAACCATATGATTGTGTAATTaggagaaaaattttaataagtaGTACTTGAAAGAGTATAGAGAGTAAAACATATTATAGGacatacactcaggaacattgaaaatagcgccccaagaaggaagcattggattgaagtgcAATTTAATGTACATAAAAATGCAGGGGAGAGAGACACTTGATCCGAAAATCcagacaattaaacaaatacaggctaagaaatgagataaatacagtgctacttcaatagcACATTGGACCCCCTTTTGTTGCTATACATGCCGTAACACGAACCGGCATTGAGCTAATTAAATGTCTGATGTCCTGAGGCAGATGGACCCCCAAATTTTGAATAGCCACTTATAAATCTTGCACAGAGACGTACGGCAGCATCtggcgtttcagctgatcccatacatgctctattGCGGATAAGTCGGGGGAGCGGGCTGaccatggaagagtctcaaaaggacgtaagaagtcttAAGCAACTCTACCTGTATGCAggcgagcattatcttgctggaaaaaTGCCCCTGGGAGACCACTTAGGAACGGTCCTacatgtggttgcagaatgtcattaaaataacaaaataacgcTGGCCCGTTATGGTTCTACGTACCACAGCTAGAGTGGGTCGGCTATCATAGGCTATGGCCCCCGAGACCATTATGCTCGCTGTTCGGGCAGTGTATAGTGCGATAAAATGGGTTGAATGGTACCTTTCGCCAGGGCACTTATACAtccgttccaaaaaaaaaaaagaagagtacttgaaaaaataaatttcattttaaagtgcttgaacaCTTATGGATGTATAACGGATGGATGTATTACGGATACATCCGTACTACAGATACGGATATATGGATGTATTACGGATGTATAAGTGCTTGGCACTTATACATCCGTTCGCGGTTATCATCTGATCCAAAACAAACCAGGATTCATCACTGAACACCACCTTTTGCCAGTCGGTGATATCCTACATCGCTCTGGCTCTGCACCATTGTAGACGGAGTTGCTTATGCTTTGGTAGAGAAGGGAGTACGCGAAAAGGGCTCTTGGACTGCAGATTCAGTGCCGCAAGACGTTCAGAAATGGTTCGAGGAACAACTGTTACCTGTATGTCTGCTTGTATGGTGGAACGAGTCACTGCTGGATCCACGAGTGAGTGTCGCACAATCCTTCGATTATCTCTCCTCGTCAACTTCCTGGTCGCTCCAGACCCTTTTTTTGCACGTGGGTACCATCTCGTGTCCACTGCCTgcaacagtttctaacggaacgCTCCAAAGAATCCACCTGagcagcaacacggctcgtcgaccagcctacaattttcatgccgatgatcaaacctctctcaaactcgcttaatTGTAAGAAACGCTTTCTAACTAATTGACCTGGCATCCTTCATTCATTAAGGTTCTCCAACAATCGtgatgtaatcgtaacatttataaatccctaattatgcactggtttatatagcacctttttcCTGCTTGCACCGATACTGTAGGGTAAgcggtcatgcgcattgacaccaaacttggatcatttgcttatgagatgtcactcttcttatatgcaaaatttcgcgattgtacctttcttctttcatggggcgctattttcaatgttcttgagtgtataaattatttgccctcatgTCCTTcttatcaaaatatgaggccttaaagtctcaaaattttgagaaaagtcacaaaatttaacaagttttGGTGAGAAGTAGAAGACATCATACACAAGCTTTGCAGATGGGTGTCCTGCAGAACACAGACAGTGAAgtcatattttacttaaatttcgcgctaaatctttaaatttggcgacttttcttaaaattttggtagACTTTAAGGCCGCATACTTCAATAACTGGGATACAAGAGCAGCTGAAAGAAATCTCAATATGTTCTTTTCATTGCTAcctatttcaattgtttttatttttacactattCGTGTAATTCTGTAGTAAGTGCAGAACAGTGTATTCTTAGTAAATAAAATGACgtcattaaaaaatttgaaaatccatAGAATGAAAATTCTTTGGATTCTCATTTGAAAATCTTCTTatcaataaagaaatatatataaataccatattaccctGCATTATCTGGCATGACgtaaaattcgggggtcaccagattttcaataacacttgcctggtcctttccgggcatgccagaaaaatcgaggttacgaaaaaataaattaatactataaaaaatatatcttcagcttaaaaatgaatgtaagttctatacatatcttattagtcatgataaacagttttattttgtaaaaatatttactaacaatgtcatttattttaacaagaaaaatattctttcataacgaataattttataaaaattaaattaaaactaagtaagaatttaagcagtaagttagtgctaaagaatttaccatagctattcaaagaataaaaattaaacttacctctctaaaaggaacctaaaataatttacttcaaaaaattatgaacaaatcatagtaatgattgcttctgaattgattactttattgcagggttgccaaccttggaggaaTAATTTGAGGAGCATGTGTgatgattttgaggagcaatttgaaaatttgcgGAGCACTtcagtattttgtataaaaatcaataaaaataactaaaaccacttatctaaaaatgttttagagcTTTATTAATCCTTTTAAGcactattataaaaataattatttataaaacagcttcaaacactttttcaatctttgagtataagcatctttaatttccaatatttttatttttgacatgaTAATAGCTAAATATAAGCTTGAAAATGTTCGgctgggaaatgcggagcaaaataacttttttgcggaGCTTTGCCacttttgcggagcaactccgaaaaatgcggagcagttggcaaccctgttattggcatataattaaatccattaataatgacctaccataaataacaagcacatatttatgcaatgaacatttttttgaaagaaggttactgtctggatttatttatttatttttccttacagtggttttgctttttgattggaactgaatggggaaatttacttttgttttgttgcaaaataaacctcgaattatcagGCATGCGCGGAAAATCGTACTTCCCGGCATGCtggcttttttccggcatgccggttAATGCAAGGTAATAcggtatatgtatattttttcttcgaGCTCgttgtaatttttcttcaaagttttttttaacaaagtatgtacatatttataaTGTGtgcataaattttgaatttgatttgtGTTCATTGTAGGCTTGAAAGAAAACTTTTGAGGAACTATAAAGAATCGAGAATGTCATCTGGTGTACCGAGGACCACTCCCAGCAATGGGACACACTTAAGTCCTCTTGAAGTTCAAGAACTACCTGTTAATATCCCTGGAAATCATAGAGACAGGGAAAATTCGAGCAGTCGAAGACCTACCGATGACGTGTCCCCCAGCTCTACCCAGTCATCTTCAGGGAATGGCGCTGTCAATTACTCTGGTCAAATCATGTTCAACTGGCAAGCATCTCGCCTCACCGTCAAGGATCGTTTAGCATTTATATTCAATAAAGAGATACTGAGTGATGTGCATTTCATCGTTGGCAAGGGTGCCCAACAGCAAAGAATACCAGCCCACAAGTTTGTATTATCTGTTGGAAGTGCTGTATTTGATGCTATGTTCAATGGTGCAATGGCAACAACATCTGACGAAATTGAACTTCCTGATGTTGAACCTGCAGCGTTTTTAGCTCTGCTGAGGTTCTTGTACTCGGATGAGGTTCAGATAGGACCAGAAACAGTCATGATGACGTTGTATACTGCTAAAAAGTATGCAGTTCCTGCTCTGGAAAAAGCTTGTGTGGAATTCTTAAAGTCAAACTTAAGTAGTGATAACGCTTTCATGCTGTTAACTCAAGCAAGGCTGTTTGATGAACCACAATTAGCTGCTTTATGCTTGGAGACAATTGATAAGCACACCTCAGAAGCTTTAGCAGCTGAAGGTTTCACCGATATTGATCATGAAACTTTGTGTGTTGTACTAGAACGTGATACATTGAGAATAAGAGAAGCCAAATTATTCACTGCCATTACCAGGTTTGTTCTCATGCTTGATACTTATCTTCTATTTCTTTTAACTGAGTAAACTTTGGTTTTGTATCAGATGAAATAATTATGTTGGGGGAATACAACTTATCTGTCTGCAATAAGTAAAGTGACTGACtgaaatttaatgactttttttcttgaaTCTTGCAAGACTATCAAATGTTAGCTGGGCCAAAAACAGCAGGCTGggtttctttttttgattttgaacCTCTTTCAAAAAGTCTAGCATGttataaaaaacctttttatttttatgggaggtggggcacgttggtccgcttttttacttttcatttttttatctcatcaaaaaatttaatgagcagttCGATTTTATATAATAAGTTTCTCTAAAAACTTCtcaacaccacagatttttttttgaaattttgaattgataaactttttttatattaattttttaatggaatctcgtaaagtggaccaacgtgccctACAGGTGGGGCATGTTATTCCGCCTGGTGGGGCACTTTGGATGGCATAACTCAAACAacgtttgttatttttttagtgaTATACAGTAGAGTCGTGAAAATCCAAGGTGATTGGGGCTCACGCCACCTcgaattactgaaaactcggattgtCGTGAAATTTGTtccagattaaaattttaattttcaatagacATAAGGAGGAGTACTCTTTACTTTCcttgtacaaatacaaatgtggcgaccagcaacaggctcttggcccagctaggctggtcctagtcgatTTGTTagttcccaatgaagatcaatggccttcttaaagctatccacccccttgctcattaccacctcttccagtaagctgttccaagtgcccacaaccctactaaactggtagtttttctttatttccaggtttagcctgagatttgaatagtttaaaacaatgacccctcgtcctgctttcagtgcaaaaatttaatccattaaaatcattcattttgataaatttaaacaactgaatcatgtcccctctgatcctcctttgctccaggctatacatattaagagttggtatcataatctaaatctgaaaatcttcttactagtctagttacccttctttgaaccctttccaatacacaaatatctttcctcagataaggcgatcAAAGCTGtgcagcatactccaaatggggtctaactaaactcctatataaaggcagaagaaccttcttagatttgtttgaaatagatctattgataaacccaagcattctgttggctttgttacttgcaatgctgcactgttgactaaacttgaagtcctgatttattaagatacccagatcaataacattttctgcctgactaatgattgaatcCTGTAAACGATAATTTTGTATGCTTACTTCCATAACTTAAGCTTAAGCCATGacatagcttaaaacaatgacccctcgtcttGCTTTCTGTGCAGAAATtcaacccattaacatctttcattttgataaatttaaactattgagtcatgtcccctctgactcttctTTGTTCCAGGATATGCATATTAAGACTTTTGAGCCATGCATTATAATCTATATCTGAAAGTCCCCTCACTAGCCTATTACACTCAGTGGCAAAACAGTCAGTTTTTGCTTCATATTGCACATAAATTTTCTTCATAgttaagttttaaactttttttctctcttacaaTCATAACTTCTTAAAAGTTGTGAAATTTTCAGCACATTTCCCATTTTTTATCAAAGATCTGTTTGTTAGGAATCCACCAACATTCACTAGAGGCATAATTCAGGaggaatggattttttttatcaacaaagtcttttatttgaagaaaaccaatcatttgaaaattttgaacatacacacacaatctGAAGTGGATAGATCAAGCTAGAAGCATTAACTCAACCTTTGTGCTCTTGAAGGAAAAGCAAGAGATGTTTCTGTGGGCATTCATTAACAAGCACAGTGGAACTTATCATGTTTTCACTGAAGAAAGTTTAACTTCTAGGGCCACATTGACAAATTCTCAGTCAGCCAAGAACTTTGAGGctgaatttttcaattgaaatccTTTTTCAGAATATGAAAGGCTATTCTTTTTCTTGGTACAAACATACTGAGTCCCAGTCGATTGGGGGCAAAATAAAGAAACCTTTgcagtgaaagatttttttttttttttttatcttcaagcCAAGTGTGTATTTAATTTATTAGGATTTCTTAGCAAAGgataatataaataaattgttctaagggggggggggggtccaaggatTTTATCATTATGCATGCAATTTAGGATCTAATGAAAGATACAACTCAaaattactttgtaaaactgtgcaAAACGTTCTAGGAGAACCCTTTATGAAACAATCTACAAAAGTAGAATGAAATCTTTTATTAAGTATAAAGAACTCTAATTTGCAGTTAGCATGAATTATTTTCCATCATcatgtttatatattttattgaaaatgtaatGAGTGGAGGTagaaaaagtaatatttcaagtttattaatatttttatttttaggtggGGAGAACAAGAAAGTATTCGCCAAAATCTTGCTGTCAATCCTGAAAATCTTAGAATGCTTTTGGGTCGTGCTCTACATTTAATAAGATTCCCAATAATGACTGTGGAAGAATTTGCGCAGGGACCAGCTCAAGCAAATATCTTAACAGATAAAGAAATTGTTTCTCTATTTCTGTACTTCACTGTGAATCCAAAGCCTCCTATAAATTTTCCTGATATTCCTCGCTGCTGCATCACTGGCAAAGAGCAAACTGTTTGTCGTTTCCAACAGTCGGAAAGCCGATGGGGCTATAGTGGTACTAGTGACAGAATAcggtaaaaaaatttgaaatttttctgtggTTATTTTATTGAGTCAAAACCATTGACTTTGTAATCTGGGTTGACAAGGTTTTGGACAtgcagtaaaaaccatggttttacCGTTCTGTCCAAAGCTCTCGAGTCCAAAAGTGtcttatatttttagtaaaactgcattttgtaggaaaagatcaaaaacaatattatctatttaatattttatataaaaaatctattgaaTGTGAACTACAAGTATATGgtattaaaaaccatataaaacttatttatgtagGTGATTCTAacctagttacatagaagttgcaAATCTTCATCAAGAATTTCTATTAgtatgcataaatttatttttaattttttatttattttcgacaaAATATTCTTACACATACATGCATATATGCAAATGAGAGTGTTCAAAAACAgtaacaatttttcaaattaagcaaaaaaatttacaGCCAAATCTCATTATTGCAACACTTGGATTTCATGACACTCCAGATGTTGTATCAGTTTTTCGAAGTCCCAAGCTTATGCCATGTAATATTATTAAGTTGCCTCGGATTTTACGACCATTTCATGGTAAAATTATGGTTACGACGACATGTTAAACTGCCCAGACAGGATCGAAAACATTGCAGTGGGTTGCAGGTTGTGCACATTGGTGGGTACAGGGAATGATTTGATTTCTGCATCAACAGCTCCATGGGGATGGTGAAATTGAATGTTCTTTCTTGTACATTGcaactgctgtatctcaagacgTAATGCTATAATTTAAATGACATTTGGAAAAGTGAACCTACAGAGAAGCAAGCTCTGATTTCATTTTGACTCGCTCAAAGGGGATGATTTTTGTCTTCATTTGCGAAAGTTATCAACTTAATTAAATAAACAGTGTGAGAGATAAATTACATTAAAGTATTTTCACTTATATGATTGTCCCAAAAATGGTTAAAAGTAACAATATGAAAAGTTCCAAATTTGCCAAGGATTCTGTTGAACTAGGTTTATCTTTGTAAGACTTTTTTGTAACTTGTAAGGcattttttttgtggttttagtGGTGAAAACATAtttgcacatttaaaatattagttctaatcagaacttttttttttctaaaagactTAGTTTGGAACTTCAAAGTTACAGAAAACTTGGATTAAAACCTTTCttaagttttgtgatggccacaacatactagtttttctaTATATATGTAACTCAATTTCTTATTGTATTATGAATTATAAAACTTATACTTTTGTTTgtggtaaattttttttaatctattcatGAGATTTTTTTCTAGAATCATAATCCTCCTGAATGTTAAAGTAGATGTATGTATATGCAGGTATTATGTATGCATTGATATTAAATatggttttctgaagaaaaaaaaatctcattttataatttttcaaaattagattcATGGTTGATAGAAAAATATATGTTGTTGGATTTGGTCTTTATGGATCGATACATGGCCCTTCAGATTACACTGTGAATATTCAGGTAATTATTTCATGTATCATATTCAAATTAAAACCTTATTTGACGTTTTGAATTGCAAAAAACCTATTTGGCTGAACAAAAAGAGACTGAACAAAAAGCttcttaatttttacaaaatgtaaaaaggaggaatggtcaaaaaaaaaaaataaataaataaataaataaataataaatacatagaaTCAAAGAATTTATTTgacaatttagaaaaaaactaatcaatTTGTTCAACTATTTGTATAAACAGAGAGAAAAACACAATTACCTCCAAATGCTTTCGgactaaaaaaaatgaagatctcTATCCCTAGCAGGGATGCAGAGTCGGAAGGAAGATGGTAGACTCCAACtccaggattttgaaacgtccgactccaactctggtgcttttattttttttttcaaatacccccccccctcatgagAAGGGGGGAAACCCCaaaacaaagattgaaatatgaattccttttaatgaaattttcgcaTTGTATTTTAtcgtaaacctaagatgcatacaatgttagaaatttagtttgaaaattctttcagGAAAATTGCTTTATTGCCTATCTGCctagtctttctttttttttttttgagaaatcaagaTTCTTTATTCATCTAAAAAGATAAATATACAGAGCCAGCCTTAGGCACTTGTGAGTTATACTTTCTTACTAAGCTCTGCTCTTCGCagtgttttttaaatgtattttaaaacataGTAAGTTAAGAAAAGGCCAATTAAAGACAAGTTGCttattgttttatgaaaaaaaattaaaatacttttattttccccctaGATAATCCACACAGGGACAGGCAAGTTGCTTGGCTCAAATGATACTAGTTTCAGCTGTGATGGTTCTGCATCTACATTCCGTGTTATGTTTAAAACTCCGGTGGAAATTATTCCTAGCAATAACTATACAGCCTGTGCCACACTAAaggtaaaatttaaactttagttttcttttttttaaaatctcttttaCATGTAATgttcagtaaaataattaaaaaaaaaaaaaatcaaataaattatcttttttcttagttttaaacAGTTATGCAAAACATATTTCCTTGATTTTTACTAAATTGATTCTAGTTCATCCATTTTCAAATAcatgtttgttttatgaaaaacatATGAACTCTCTTAGTCCTTACCTCATACCAGGGACTAGACTGTATCCAATTTGGTCTCCTTAGTTTAACATTAACTTGCCATGGTTCTGCTGTTAGCAGGgcttgaaaatatcatgatacctttgaaaatatccaatattttgttatgtatcagatattttgatatatggaGGCCCCACTTACCTAATtgactaactccataaaacaaaaagtagagaaaagttatgaagaagatggtgttatccatagcaGTAAATAGGCttttgtgttacattttctgccatcacatggtcagaaatgtactgaaccaaaacctttaatataaattcacatgctaagcactattaaagcagaaatgattatttttctttaatgtggAGTTACTCattttggcaattgaggcatccatatatgcaatattttcaatcagcacaaactcaagtcttcaaaataataaatgcatccttaaatcactctttctttttttatattgttattacaatatttagacttaaaattaaggtttctttcataatttacatttaatatttcatttaacattttatcaattttaatggagttattttaagctgctttatttattttttttttctgttagctagttttacagttttatgattcagaaataaaaaatatgcattagtcgctGCACAGTCAATaagacatttctacttttttctgaccaatgtttaatatttaattaggcccttttagtataaattaaaattgttacattactaataatttttaataataaatgaacaatattattatgattaatatgatttttatattgaaaataccgtagttgaaaaaataaatattgaaaatatcaaagaatcatgatacttttaaaataaatattggatgtaaatcgtgatatatatcaactGATATATAAATATTGGCGAACCCTGGAAGATTAACAAATTACCACCTCTTCATTGTGTTAACTGACCTCAGTGatatttaaattacttgaaatgGGGTTGAGTAGAAGATCTAGTGGTTAATGTTTGAATTTTGACTTTAAAACCTAATAATTAAGATGATGTTTTGTTTCATGTTTAAGTACTACTGCTCAAACCTTCATGTGACTACTGACTTGGCACCCCAGAAATGAAATTCTAATAGAAACAcgtctttatttcaaaaattctcatCTGACCAAACATTTACATTTGACAGTGTCAGGGATCAaagtcgtcctatatttcctataaatcctatatttttcaaaaaaggtcagAAACCATCCTATTTTCCTATAAATcctacatttccaaaaaaaatcctGTATTTTTGGTACCCCAGAGGAACTCTACACCTTATGCATAACAAGTTATGTGACTTTTCATTGAAAGTTATGCCATGCTTCATGAAAAAACAAGCTCTTAAAGGGAAAACTAGTGAAAATTTactaagaggaaaaatataaagGGGTGTGTAAggtgagaaaacatttttttgagcaatcacgattgcttattgttctcatttgactgttttgattttattttcccaccaccaccctctgcagcatcaccgtcgaccggctcctcacgatgctgctcctatagcgaaagccgtctccaggttgcatccatgtcctacacacacaactacacacacgcatgcatacagacacctacacatacacaaaaacatacacatacacacaactacccacacatacaccccccccccccgccacacacattcatacacacaactacccacacacttatgccagcacagacaaaaacacacatgcctacatacacatacccccctacactcatacacacatacccccacacacaagcctacatacacacactcgtgattgcgaaaaacataatttaaattcaagatgtcaaaattcaattttttttttttttttttttttttgtggatacacTATAATGTACATCAATGACGAAGATATTCCTAAGAATGTAGCAGATAACCCTGTCAATAAGTATTGGAATTTTATCTTTAACTTGAAGGATGAAAAGCTGCACTAATCTAATTTGACCAAACTTGTAAAGGCTGTCCCGAATTTCTCTTATGGCCAAAAGGAGAGAGGCTTAGTAAAAGAATTGTGGCTAGTGACCAACCAAACATGATTTTAGACACAATTGTTGCTCTCATAGTGTTTAAAGacttacaaggagaggttacggtctcggaaattcagatcgggatgagatttggtagattagtagtatcctttaagggtactGTCAGGGctaagtaataaagcgcactagccataaaattccgagaaaacagcctttaaagatttactcgctacttataaactagtagagattgttcgtaaacaagcgcctggtggtcatgtgggcagcgctctggggttccatgcggccgatccgagttcaaatccactgcaaatttcttttttgttcatttataaagtgactgttacagctttgtgcaatttgaattgaagataatgcgaaatttttgaacacgtaaagcactttaatagagaaaatggagataaattaaatcgatacaagttaaaatttgaattacaacggctacaaaatcactgtagagcttaatttatagatgatttttaacaatatagttgttatttatatacatgcaccagaatgatatttatcataaaaacatggaaaacaaaaactgttttgacatctcgcacaatttataaaggaagattgcttacaggagcaatttctttgtaaaagagtcgttggaacatacttcatttacattcaggaaaatttctcttttgtcagaaagtttagaAGCATACcaggcagggttggcaaaaacccgggtttttttaaaaaagcccatggacccagggttttttgggtttttttaaataaaacccaaaaaaccccaactaaagttgggttttttaaaagaaatgtgggttcttttgtctttttttagggaaaatgtggggtacttgtagcatattgtagcataagtatatggacaaagtgcaaaaattatcttcgggtaaaaagctggaaaactagttaaaattcagagttttctgaagaaaagtataaaagacgaaaaaacccaagaatgttaaagtttcagatttttttaattttcattattaccaacagttaaggcaaagttacttctcgagtgataaattctattgttcgtttt from Uloborus diversus isolate 005 chromosome 5, Udiv.v.3.1, whole genome shotgun sequence encodes:
- the LOC129222264 gene encoding BTB/POZ domain-containing protein 2-like, encoding MSSGVPRTTPSNGTHLSPLEVQELPVNIPGNHRDRENSSSRRPTDDVSPSSTQSSSGNGAVNYSGQIMFNWQASRLTVKDRLAFIFNKEILSDVHFIVGKGAQQQRIPAHKFVLSVGSAVFDAMFNGAMATTSDEIELPDVEPAAFLALLRFLYSDEVQIGPETVMMTLYTAKKYAVPALEKACVEFLKSNLSSDNAFMLLTQARLFDEPQLAALCLETIDKHTSEALAAEGFTDIDHETLCVVLERDTLRIREAKLFTAITRWGEQESIRQNLAVNPENLRMLLGRALHLIRFPIMTVEEFAQGPAQANILTDKEIVSLFLYFTVNPKPPINFPDIPRCCITGKEQTVCRFQQSESRWGYSGTSDRIRFMVDRKIYVVGFGLYGSIHGPSDYTVNIQIIHTGTGKLLGSNDTSFSCDGSASTFRVMFKTPVEIIPSNNYTACATLKGPDSHYGTKGLRKITLDCPSGGKVTFLYTYAAGNNNGTSVEDGQIPEIIFYT